A region of Oncorhynchus masou masou isolate Uvic2021 chromosome 29, UVic_Omas_1.1, whole genome shotgun sequence DNA encodes the following proteins:
- the LOC135520298 gene encoding tumor protein p53-inducible nuclear protein 1-like: MFQRLTSVLFGDDVEEVSGGGPGEQGFGQKEEDEEWILVDYLAEACSSPCGDGLSEVELTSEEEEDLVVVPSPIASSPIRYASCTSLDSTADTEDGGPEEDEGGFQRLEACSLEESWFVTPPPCFGGGRRGKPMVLETSPLENLLIEHPSMSVYTTHCPPRLSLNLPLSLNLNLCLPPVDTPAAVGMEPGRRSLDTPCHRPETVVQCRAGPHAGCYAAAVPGLLDQAQQHGRLAQRVRGGAQHQLLSRNALRRLNLLRTGGAKQAKTTNTYLHQPGQRHLNY, from the exons ATGTTCCAGAGGCTCACCAGCGTCCTGTTTGGGGACGATGTGGAGGAGGTGAGTGGGGGAGGCCCTGGAGAACAGGGCTTTGGCcagaaggaggaggatgaagagtgGATCCTGGTGGACTATCTGG CCGAGGCCTGCTCCAGCCCCTGTGGTGACGGCCTGTCTGAGGTGGAACTGActtcggaggaggaggaggaccttgTGGTAGTCCCCTCTCCTATCGCCAGCTCCCCCATCCGCTATGCCTCCTGCACCTCCCTGGACTCCACCGCCGACACCGAGGATGGGGGTCCCGAGGAGGATGAGGGCGGTTTCCAGCGCCTGGAGGCCTGTTCTCTAGAGGAGAGCTGGTTCGTGACTCCCCCACCCTGCTTCGGCGGGGGGAGGAGGGGCAAGCCTATGGTACTGGAGACCAGCCCCCTGGAGAACCTGCTGATAGAACACCCCAGCATGTCTGTGTACACCACCCACTGTCCCCCACGACTCTCCCtcaacctccccctctccctcaacctcaatctctgtctcccccccgtTGACACACCTGCTGCTGTGGGCATGGAACCGGGACGACGGTCGCTTGACACCCCCTGCCACAG GCCAGAGACGGTAGTGCAGTGCAGAGCCGGCCCCCATGCTGGCTGCTATGCGGCTGCCGTCCCAGGCCTCCTAGACCAGGCACAGCAGCATGGACGACTGGCCCAAAGGGTACGTGGCGGCGCCCAGCACCAGCTCCTCTCCCGCAATGCCCTGCGCCGCCTCAACCTGCTGCGTACTGGAGGGGCCAAGCAGGCCAAGACCACCAACACCTATCTACACCAGCCTGGCCAGAGGCATCTCAACTACTGA